A stretch of the Sphingosinithalassobacter tenebrarum genome encodes the following:
- a CDS encoding helix-turn-helix domain-containing protein has product MKPARQRLFAGYKLRELRNRHGIAQAALAERLGISVSYLSQIENNDRPITPPVLLAIAREFPFENIESDDQLPVLRAAVEAATDVSVPRDRLDEDAMQRAMEQQPLLARRLIAVHEAYRRSQEQLRVLDDRVESGAAEGPQLPWEEVRDWFQAEGNYIDALDRSAEVLRDTLADNEPLDRAIEDRLRLWHAVRVERDDSDATGLSSFDKKARVFRLNTGLPPESRAFLLANLLVRLELPNEMRLVAKNAELATDAARELLSVGLANYAAGAMLMPYGAFRAQAQEVRHDIDRLRQRFGVSFEQACHRLSTLQRPGDVGLPVFFCRVDMAGNITKRHSATRLQFARFGGACPLWVVHEAVAIPDRVLVQRAEMPDGTRYVSMAKGLVKPSGSFARTPRRYAVALGCEEEHAADFVYADALGSNEAATPIGTSCRICPRRNCDQRAFPPAASIIEIDPDVRAAVPYSFR; this is encoded by the coding sequence GGCATCTCGGTCAGCTATCTCTCGCAGATCGAAAATAACGACCGGCCGATCACGCCACCGGTGCTGCTGGCGATCGCACGCGAATTTCCGTTCGAGAATATCGAGAGCGACGATCAGCTCCCCGTGCTGCGCGCCGCGGTGGAGGCGGCGACCGACGTCAGCGTGCCGCGCGACCGGCTCGACGAGGACGCGATGCAGCGCGCGATGGAGCAGCAACCTCTCCTCGCCCGCCGCCTGATCGCCGTCCACGAAGCCTATCGCCGCAGCCAGGAGCAGCTCCGCGTGCTCGACGACCGGGTGGAAAGCGGCGCGGCGGAAGGGCCGCAGCTTCCCTGGGAGGAAGTGCGCGACTGGTTTCAGGCCGAGGGCAATTATATCGACGCGCTCGATCGTTCGGCAGAAGTGCTGCGCGATACGCTCGCCGACAACGAACCGCTAGACCGCGCGATCGAGGATCGGCTGCGGCTGTGGCACGCGGTACGCGTCGAACGCGACGACAGCGACGCGACCGGACTTAGCAGCTTCGACAAGAAGGCGCGCGTATTTCGGCTCAACACCGGCCTTCCGCCCGAAAGCCGCGCATTCCTCCTGGCGAATCTGCTCGTGCGGCTGGAGCTGCCCAACGAAATGCGGCTGGTGGCGAAAAATGCCGAGCTGGCGACCGATGCCGCGCGCGAGCTGCTGAGCGTCGGCCTCGCCAACTATGCGGCCGGCGCGATGCTGATGCCTTATGGCGCATTTCGCGCACAGGCGCAGGAAGTGCGCCACGATATCGACCGCCTGCGCCAGCGCTTCGGGGTAAGTTTCGAACAGGCATGCCACCGGCTCTCCACGCTGCAGCGGCCGGGCGATGTCGGCCTGCCCGTCTTCTTCTGCCGCGTCGACATGGCTGGCAACATCACCAAGCGCCATTCGGCGACACGCCTGCAATTCGCGCGCTTCGGCGGCGCCTGCCCGCTCTGGGTGGTGCATGAGGCCGTCGCGATCCCCGACCGCGTGCTCGTCCAGCGCGCCGAAATGCCCGACGGGACGCGCTATGTCTCGATGGCCAAGGGGCTGGTGAAGCCTTCGGGCAGCTTCGCGCGCACCCCGCGTCGCTATGCCGTCGCGCTGGGATGCGAGGAGGAGCACGCCGCCGACTTCGTCTATGCCGATGCGCTGGGCAGCAACGAGGCGGCAACGCCGATCGGCACGAGCTGCCGCATCTGCCCCCGCCGTAATTGCGACCAGCGCGCGTTTCCGCCGGCGGCTTCGATCATTGAGATCGATCCCGATGTGCGCGCGGCGGTGCCGTACAGCTTTCGCTGA